One genomic window of Meleagris gallopavo isolate NT-WF06-2002-E0010 breed Aviagen turkey brand Nicholas breeding stock chromosome 22, Turkey_5.1, whole genome shotgun sequence includes the following:
- the CBLN4 gene encoding cerebellin-4 — protein PAVLLALALGGPAARAQNETEPIVLEGKCLVVCDSNPTTDAKGSSSSPLGISVRAANSKVAFSAVRSTNHEPSEMSNKTRIIYFDQILVNVGNFFTLESVFVSPRKGIYSFSFHVIKVYQSQTIQVNLMLNGKPVISAFAGDKDVTREAATNGVLLYLDKEDKVYLKLEKGNLVGGWQYSTFSGFLVFPL, from the exons CCCGCCGTGCTCCTGGCCCTGGCGCTGGGCGGCCCCGCGGCGCGGGCGCAGAACGAGACGGAGCCCATCGTCCTGGAGGGCAAGTGCCTGGTGGTGTGCGATTCCAACCCGACCACCGACGCCAAGGGCTCGTCCTCCTCCCCGCTGGGCATCTCGGTGAGGGCGGCCAACTCGAAGGTCGCCTTCTCGGCGGTCAGGAGCACCAACCACGAGCCCTCCGAGATGAGCAACAAGACGCGCATCATCTACTTcgaccag ATCCTAGTAAACGTGGGCAATTTTTTCACATTGGAATCTGTCTTTGTGTCACCAAGAAAAGGAATTTACAGCTTCAGTTTTCACGTGATTAAAGTCTACCAGAGCCAGACAATCCAG GTTAACTTGATGCTCAATGGGAAGCCAGTCATCTCTGCTTTTGCTGGGGACAAGGACGTCACTCGTGAAGCTGCCACTAATGGAGTCCTGCTCTATCTAGACAAGGAGGATAAGGTTTACCTGAAGCTGGAGAAAGGTAATCTGGTTGGTGGATGGCAGTATTCTACGTTTTCTGGCTTTCTGGTCTTTCCCCTGTAA